The genomic DNA AAGCGCCCGCTTAGAGTCCGTATATCGAAACGAGTCACCTCCATGTCTATTCGGCTCAACGGTTGTTCGAACGGATCGGACGCGCCGCTCGTTGCTTGGCATCGAGTCACCGATTCCGACGTTGATGGATCGATGCCGTGATTTCGCCGGCGGCCTTTTCAGCTGCAGCTCTTTGTTCGGCCGTCAATTGTTCGGCGTACTTCATCAGTTGCTTCTGCGCGGCGGGATTCTCCGGAGTCGCGGCGACCTTAGTCCAGGCATAGGCCTGAACGAAGTCTTGCGGTACTCCCCGTCCGGCGGCGTAGAGCGATCCTAGGATTCTTTGCGAGTTCACCTCGTTTTGTTCGGCCGCTTTGCGATACCATGCGGCTGACTCTACGTCGTCTTTCGGAACGCCTTTCCCGGTAGAGTACATATGGCCGAGGTTGTATTGCGCGTGGGCGCTGTTCTGAGCGGCTGCCTTACGAAACAACTCGATCGCGCGATCATAGTCGCGCGGTACACCTCGAGCATTGGTGTACATGACCCCGAGCATGCTTTGGCCGCGGCGATCGTTCCGCTCCGCGACCTTGCGATACCATTGGGCCGCGGCGGCATCGTCTTTCGCCGTACCCGTTCCCTTGCCGTACAACCCTCCGAGTTTGTATTGGGCATCGATATCTCCCATCTCGGCCTTAGTCTTGGTTTCCTCAAAAAGCCGAACGTCGGCAGCCGGCGGCTCGGCTCCGCTTGATCGCGGCTCTGCGGCCACGGTGGCGAACAGACACAAGGCGAGCGTCGAGTAGTTCATTCGGTCGTCTCGCTGCTGGTTAAATTTGAAAAGAGGCGTACCTGCGCCGGCGCCACGAGCTTTTTTGAGGGCTGTAGCGAGCGGGGTTTTCAGCGGTTCGTCGCCGTCGACGCGGATAGCAGCGAACGGACCTTGGTGATGATTCGGTCTTCGACGTCGAGCGTGAAGTCGTTCGCCGCTTCGTAGCCTCCTTCGACGGCCACTCGTCGGCTTGGTACATAGCCGGAGTAATCGTTCGAGTAACCGGCCACCCAGACCATCGGCGCTTTGATCTCTTGCTTCACGCGGAGCGCATAGTCGACGACCGTCTCGCTGCCGAGCGCGACGAGCGTTACCGCGTCACCGAAGCGCACGACTTGCACCGGATAGGCGTGGCTCGGCTTGCCGGAGTTGCGAGTCAACTCGACGTCGCTAATCGCAGCCTGAATCGAGCCGGCCAACGGACGCGTTCCCGTGTTCAGAGCTGCGATGACCGAGTAGGCCAAAGTCCGCCCATGATGTTCTGCTAACTCCAACGGCAACAGGCCGGGAACTTCGTCGCGACGGGGGTAAGGATTCTGATCGCCGCCGCAACCGTTGACGAACATCGCCACTGATTCGGGGTATGCTTGTTGCAAACGCTCTTGCGCGAAGCCGGCGTAGTCGCCGTTGAATAAGTACCGCGGCTCGGCGGGCGGAACGGTCACCGAACTGAGCGTCGTATTGTGGCAAGCGTAGCCGAACGCGATGGCACGAAGCGTTCCGCTCTCGTCGCGGACGGTCAACACCGGCACGTCATGATCGACCGGGCCGTCGTATGTCGGAGCGTGCTTAGCGTTCACATCGTCGGCGGGCAAGGCGTAGTTGCGACGGCGATTCATGGCGAAGCCACAGCGGGCGCGCGCATAGGCGACCGCTACCGGTCGACGACTCTTCAGCGATTCACCGACGAGTCGGACCAAAGTCTGCTCCAAGAACGCCTGATAGTTTTTGGCTTCATCCTCGCGACCGGCGCGCGGGCGATACTCGGGCCCGCAATGCGTATGCGATGCATTCAGCAACAACCGCTCGGGAGGCAGTCCGAACTCCGCAAGGCAGCGCTCGGCGACCGTGTTGCGAACGTCGCGACGAATGCCGATGAGATCGGTCGTCACCAACACGAACGGCTGACCGTCGCTCCCTTCCAGCGCCAGCGCTTTGCCGAACAAGTCGCGGGCCACACCCTCCGAAGGCTTTGTTCGCGCCGCGTAACCGGCCATCCACATATTCTCTTTGGGCGTAATGACGGCGGTCGCCGTGCCCGCTTTCCAGTTAAGTTTCGTCGCAACGGGCTCCGGCTTAGCGCCCGTCGGTACCGTTTGTCCCCGGGCAGTTTCGCAGAAGGTGGCCGAGACGATCGCGGCGATGATCGCCCAAGCTTGAAGTCGCAACGGTTCGTTCATAGGTCGGATGGGTTTGAGAGCGGAGCAAATCATTGAGAACGTTCATGAAGCGGAACGTGACATCGCGTGCTTCGATTCGGAGGCGCCGACGCAAGCTCGGTGCGAAGCTGAATTAGACGCTGAATCGGAGACCAACGCGGTACCGGGACGCCTGACTTGCAAATCGAACGACACGCGGGCCGAAAGCTCTCGCGCGTGGCCGGTGTTCGCCGCGCGAAACGGGACGACGCTCCGACTGCGCACTGAGCAACCGCAAAAGGCGCACGGCGTCTTCCCTTTTCAAAGAACCACGGTGTTCGCGCGGCACGACGGAGCTTCACGATCGGCTCGCACGAACGCTTCGAAAACTTCGCGGTTTTCCCGAAACCCGCAAAAAAACGTTGAACAGGCGTCAATTGAAAAATCGTTGGATCAGCGCAGTGAGCGACGAAAAAGGCCTGGAGCGCAGGTACCTCCGGGTCTTGTTCGGCGCGGTTGCAACGGCAGCCGCGAACGTGACGAACCGAATGTCAGAGCAACTCGGCGATCGGCTTGCCGCTATCGAGCATCGGTACCGGACGACCGGCTGGGTCGTTGTAGTGCAGGTCGCGGGGTAGTCCAAGCACATGGAACAGCGTCGCCATCAGGTCTTGCGGACCGATCGGAGTCGACTTCGGAACTTCGGCCTTGGCGGTCGATTCGCCGACCGTTTGACCCATCCGGAGCCCGCCCCCGGCCAAAGCCAACGTACTGAGCGGAGCCCAGTGGTCGCGGCCGGCGTTCTTGTTGATGCGCGGCGTGCGCCCGAATTCACCGGTGACGACGAGGAGCACCTTCTCGCTCAAGCCACGTTCGGCGCAGTCTTCGACGAAGGCTGAAACGGCCTGATCGACCGTCGGTCCGCGAGTCTTCATACCGCTCGCCACGTTGCCGTGCATGTCCCAGCCGCCGTAGGTTACGGTGACGAAACCGCAACCGGCCTCGCATAGTCGCCGGGCTTGCAGCATTTGCTCACCCAAGCCTGAGCCGTATTGCTCGCGTAGTTTCGGGCTTTCGCCTCGCACATCGAATGCATTCTTCGCACCGCCTAGGATGAGGCCGTAGGCTTGTTGCTCGAAGGAGTCGAACCCTTGCATGAGGCCTGAGACGTCGACATCGCGATTGAGGCGATCGAGCCTGCTGAGCAAACTGCGCCGATCGTTTACCCGATCCGCCGCAAGCGTCAGGTTCATGTTCGCGCGGGCTTGGCCGCCGGTCTCGAAAGGGGCGTACGTCTTTCCTAGGAACGCTGCGCCTTCCGCCCCGTTGCCGCCGAGCTTCACGTACGTCGGCATGCCGGTCTCAAGGTTGCTCGCACCGCGATAACGAGCCGTGATGGAGCCGTACGACGGTTTGATCGACTTCTGCCCCTGATCGGCACCGGCGAAGTCGTAGCCGGTCATCACGAAATGCGTTCCGCCCCCATGCCCCGAGTTCTTATGGGCGAACGAACGGACGAAGGCCATCTTATCGGCAACCTTGGCCATCTGGGTGAATCCGCCGCCGAGTTGAATGCCCGGCACGCTCGTATCGACCGCACCGACGGCACTGCGGTACTCGGAGGGGGCCGACGTCTTCGGGTCGAAGGTTTCGATATGCGTGGGACCGCCCCCTAACCAGAGCAGAACGACGGAGGTGTCTCTCGTCGGTCGTCGCGGCGCACTCGCCGAGGTCGCGGCTTGCGCGCGAGCTCGGAGTAGGTCGGGTAGGGTCAATCCGCCGACGGCCAGAGAGCCGACGCGAAGAAAATCGCGACGCGTGGTTCCGTCGCAATCACGGGCCGAACGGGGAGTACGGACGGTCAACATGAGATAGCTCCTGCGATCAAGTTCGATTCGTGGAAACGATTGCGATCGACGACTTCCCTTCGCTCGAAGCTCACATGCCGATCTTTCCAACATGGCTTCCGTGGAGCGCGATCCAAGCCCGGCGTCGCCAGTCATCCTAACGATGCACTCAGCCTATGTATCTATCGCGAACTAAATTCTTGACGTCGCTCTCCCGTGATTCCGACTCCTTGGTTTCCGCAGCCGGGTCTTGCCGCGCCGTAATGCTCAGGAAGGCCGGAAGGAAGCGTAGGCCCGTTTCAAGGCTTCGACCTTACCCCACTCCTTGGAAAGTTCGTTCCAGTGAAAGGCCATGATGCCGGTGGCAGGCTGCTGCGAACCGTAGTCCAGCACGGTTGCGACTTGTTCGACGGGAACCCGTTCTCCCCAATCGGACAATTGTACGATCGGCCAGATCCGTTTCGCTTCGTTCGGCTTTCCTGAAATCCGCAGCAGCTCTCCCAGGCGTCGGACCTGACCGGCCATCCAAGCCGGATCGCCGACATGCCCGAACCGAGCGTGATAAGGCATGATGCTGAAGATGTCGAGGTACGGCGCTTGCTCCGTGAGATCAATGGCGAGTTTGCGGCGAATGGCACCTTCATACTCGTCGGGGGACCAGGGGCAGTGAAACGTCCCAAGTAGTGCCCGAGGACGTGCCTCATCGAGTATCTCGCGGTACTCTCGGACCCAGTCGGTGAAGACACCGCAACGAAACTTCGTCCACGCATCGCGCTGCTTGCCGAGGAGCTGAGCGGAAGCGGAAGGCACATCCGTCGGCAGTTCGATTCCGGTTTGTGTCGTGAAGAGTCGCAGGGCCGCTGGCGAAAAATCGGTATCGGGGAGGCTCGGTTCGGCACGCTCCCAACTTGCATGGGCGTGGTGATAGTCGAGCCAGATCCCGTCGATCTCGAAGGTCTTCAGGATGCGCCGAAACTCCTGCATGCGCTCGCGGCGATAACCGGCATGAAACGGACTGACTCCCTGCCAAGCTTGAGGAGGCGGCGACGGCTTACCGTCGGGGCCGATCGGTGCGGCCTCGGGATGTTCCTTCAAATACGAGGCTGAGTGCATGGAATTGAACTCAGCGAAGACTTGCAGTCCGAGGCGGTGATAGCGTTCGATCTCCGCGGCATCCAGGTTTCCCGAGCCGACCCAAATCGCGTTGATTCCGTAATCGGAAGGGGTCTCTCCACGCTGGAGAATCTGACGAGGAAAGCCGCCGTAAATGCCGCGGACCTTGAGCCATGGGCGAGCTTGATTCGGCGAGGCCGACTTCTCGTCTTGAGCGGTGAGCGGAGTTGCCGTTCCGGTCGCCAGCATTCCGGCGGCACATCCTTTCAGCAAGGAACGCCGAGAAATCGATGATGCGGACGGGAAGTCTTCCGGCGGAATTGGAAACATCGGCGTAGTGCTCGGTGCTGAATCTAAAGGAACTGCGTCACCTAAGATTCTTGTCTCTTGACTGCACGCAGCTCGGTGACGCCGGACTGGTGCATTCTAATGCTCTTAAGGCCGATAGCTTCGATACGTCGGCCGACGACAACCCGAATGCGCCAAGGCCGCCGATCGGCAATTGATCACGCCGCGCGACTCCGTCGCACAACAGCTTGCGTGATCCCAAGAGCGGCAGCATTTAAGGGGCCTCACGAGACATTTGCGCGGGCAACGTGCCGACGCACTAGCTGTAAAGCGGAGCAATCACTTCGCCGGCGTTCAACTGGTGCGGACGTCCGAGTTGATCGATCATTTGCGATTGCGGATCGATGCCAAGCGCGGAGTAGATCGTTGCTCCCAGGTCGGCCGGATACCAGCCGCGGGTCGCCGGGTAGGCGGCTTGCACGTCACTGGCGCCGATGACTTGCCCGCCTCGCACGCCCGCTCCGGCGAACACGGCGGAGAAGACATTCGACCAATGATCGCGGCCTGCGTTGGCATTGATAATCGGCGTGCGGCCGAACTCGCCGGTGCAAACGACCAGCGTTTCGTCGAGCAGACCGCGCTCGTCGAGGTCGGCGAGCAGCGTCGCCAGGCCCTGGTCGAACGGCGGGAGCAGCGTATCTTTGAGGACGCGGAAATTGCCGCCGTGCGTGTCCCAGCGATTCATCGTCCCCATGTTGGCCTGCACGATCGGCACGCCCGCCTCGACGAGCCGCCGCGCTAAGAGCAGCGATTGACCGAAGGAATGGCGGCCGTAGCGGTCGCGCATCGCGGCCGGTTCGCGCTCGAGGTCGAACGCCTCGCGAAACTTGCCGCCGCGGGTGAGCATATCGAACGCTTCGCTCTTGCGCTGCGACATCGAGCGGACGCCGGCCGATTCGACGAGATCGCGCCGTTGTCGGTCGATACTTTCCAACAGGCCGTGCCGCGCGCTCACGCGCTGGACCGTGAGGCCCTCGGCGAGGCTCAGTTCGTCGAGTTGAAACTTCGGCGCGGCGGGGTCGCGCGTAATCTGCCACGGATCGTATTTGCTGCCGAGGAAGCCGGCATTTTGTCCGCAGAATCCGTAGCCGTTGTGCAAATAGGTCGGCAGATGCACGCCGGTAGGAAGTCCGTCGTCGCCGCCGCGCAGGTATTGGAGGCCCGAGGCGTAACATGGCCAGTCATTGCGACTGGCCATGTGCGTAGCGCCGGGCGGGTTCTGATTGATACCCGTGAGCAGGTAGTGCGTGCCGTGCTCGTGCGAAGGGAGCTTGTGCGTCATCGAGCGCACGACGGCGAACTTGTCGGCGATACCGGCCAGCTTCGGCAAGTGCTCGGAGATGCGCACGCCCGAGGCTTTGGTGTCGACCGGCTTAAACTCGCCGCGCGACTCCGCCGGAGCTTCCGGCTTCAAATCCCACATGTCTTGGTGAGCCGGGGCGCCCGTGCAAAACACGAAGATAACCGACTTAGCGCGCACGCGCGGTCCGGCGGCCGCCTGTGCGTCTCGCGCCGCCGACAGCCCGGAGAGACCGCAACCGAGCGCTGCCGAAAACCCGACCTGGAGAAATTCCTGACGCGAAACGCGAAGCGGCAGGGCCGGCTGTACGTCGGGCTGCATAACGATCCTCGAAATCGGGAAAGCGCGGTGGGGAGGCGCTAGGCGGGGGAGGCAACATGCATCAGTATGCGCGGATGCATACTTACTGCAAGGTGGGAAGGCTTTGTTATTGATAGCGGAGGATTTTCGGGACGGAATCTTGGCCATGAGACTTCCGTGCCATCGAAGTATTTTCGCGAGTGGCGAATCTCCTGCACTTGTGCAATCGCCGAGCGCGAGCGAATCGGCGTTCTATAACGGTCTGAATGAGACAGTGCCTGTCTCGTGGAAATCTCTCCGAATCGAAATAACCATGAACAGAATGCGCTCCATCCTATCGCCGTCTATTACGAGTCTCGGCGCGACAACTGTGAGGTTGCCGGCCTACCCCCCGGAGCGTGACGATTTGCTCGGAGCCTACGCTACTAAGACGAAGATTGATCGAGGCCGGCATCCCCTTCGTCATAGTCTCTAACCCGGGTGTGACATTGCCATATCGTGCCTCTCCGATTTGATAGCGGCGAGAACTCTCGTAGAGAAGTCCAAAATGTCGTGGCTCAAAACAAGGCTGAATATTCAGTAGTGGATGTCGGTCTCCGAGAGATCGCGTTGTTCTCTCCGCGCTTGCGGTTTAAATTGAAAGTCCCTCCGGTTCGTCTTTCCCGCCTCACGAGCCTCCACCATGCCCGGCACGAATGCCTATCGCGCGGATGATCTTGCGCCGACTCGTGCGCTGCTGCAGTCGCGACGAACGTTTCTGCGCGCGGGAAGTTTGGGGGCGTTAGGTTTGCAGTTGCCGCACCTGCTGGCGGCACGCGGCGATGCCGCCAAACGCCCGCCCCGAGCGAAAAGTTGCATTCTGCTGTTTGCGACCGGCGGACCTGCGCAGCAAGAGACGTTCGATCCGAAGCCCGACGCGAACGACGGCTATCGCGGTGAATTTCGACCGATTGCCACGAGCGTGCCGGGAACTCAAGTTTGCGAGCTGCTACCGCTCATGGCGCAACAGGCGCATCGTTACGCGATCATTCGTTCGACCTACCACGGTAGCAACACGCACGGCGTCGGAGTGCATTACAACCTCAGCGGTCTGAAGCACGCGCCACGGGCTCAGGGCGAACCGCAGAACGGACGGCTCGATCCGCCGTCGATCAGCGGCGTGATGCGTCAATTGCGCGGCGATCGTAATGGGCTGCCCGGCTCGGTGCATTTGCCCGTACGAATCGGCGA from Planctomycetia bacterium includes the following:
- a CDS encoding sel1 repeat family protein, with protein sequence MNYSTLALCLFATVAAEPRSSGAEPPAADVRLFEETKTKAEMGDIDAQYKLGGLYGKGTGTAKDDAAAAQWYRKVAERNDRRGQSMLGVMYTNARGVPRDYDRAIELFRKAAAQNSAHAQYNLGHMYSTGKGVPKDDVESAAWYRKAAEQNEVNSQRILGSLYAAGRGVPQDFVQAYAWTKVAATPENPAAQKQLMKYAEQLTAEQRAAAEKAAGEITASIHQRRNR
- a CDS encoding DUF1501 domain-containing protein; amino-acid sequence: MLTVRTPRSARDCDGTTRRDFLRVGSLAVGGLTLPDLLRARAQAATSASAPRRPTRDTSVVLLWLGGGPTHIETFDPKTSAPSEYRSAVGAVDTSVPGIQLGGGFTQMAKVADKMAFVRSFAHKNSGHGGGTHFVMTGYDFAGADQGQKSIKPSYGSITARYRGASNLETGMPTYVKLGGNGAEGAAFLGKTYAPFETGGQARANMNLTLAADRVNDRRSLLSRLDRLNRDVDVSGLMQGFDSFEQQAYGLILGGAKNAFDVRGESPKLREQYGSGLGEQMLQARRLCEAGCGFVTVTYGGWDMHGNVASGMKTRGPTVDQAVSAFVEDCAERGLSEKVLLVVTGEFGRTPRINKNAGRDHWAPLSTLALAGGGLRMGQTVGESTAKAEVPKSTPIGPQDLMATLFHVLGLPRDLHYNDPAGRPVPMLDSGKPIAELL
- a CDS encoding DUF1501 domain-containing protein; translated protein: MQPDVQPALPLRVSRQEFLQVGFSAALGCGLSGLSAARDAQAAAGPRVRAKSVIFVFCTGAPAHQDMWDLKPEAPAESRGEFKPVDTKASGVRISEHLPKLAGIADKFAVVRSMTHKLPSHEHGTHYLLTGINQNPPGATHMASRNDWPCYASGLQYLRGGDDGLPTGVHLPTYLHNGYGFCGQNAGFLGSKYDPWQITRDPAAPKFQLDELSLAEGLTVQRVSARHGLLESIDRQRRDLVESAGVRSMSQRKSEAFDMLTRGGKFREAFDLEREPAAMRDRYGRHSFGQSLLLARRLVEAGVPIVQANMGTMNRWDTHGGNFRVLKDTLLPPFDQGLATLLADLDERGLLDETLVVCTGEFGRTPIINANAGRDHWSNVFSAVFAGAGVRGGQVIGASDVQAAYPATRGWYPADLGATIYSALGIDPQSQMIDQLGRPHQLNAGEVIAPLYS